A window of Helicobacter pylori genomic DNA:
TAAAGAAGTTCAAAGGCGCATGGATAACCCTACGCATTTAGGGGTCATCACAGAAGAGCAGGCTAAAGCCAAAAACGCTAAGCTCATTGTGGCGGATTATGGCGCAGAAGCATGCGGGGATGCGGTGAGGTTGTATTGGCTTGTAGATGAAAGCACGGATACTATTATTGATGCGAAGTTTAAAAGCTTTGGCTGTGGGACTGCGATTGCAAGCTCGGACATGATGGTAGAATTGTGTCTGGGTAAAAGAGTCCAAGATGCGGTAAAAATCACGAATTTAGATGTGGAAAGAGGCTTAAGAGACGATCCGGACACGCCGGCTGTCCCTGGGCAAAAAATGCACTGCTCCGTGATGGCGTATGATGTGATCAAAAAAGCTGCCGGCATGTATTTGGGGAAAAATGCTGAAGATTTTGAAGAAGAAATCATCGTGTGCGAGTGCGCTAGGGTGAGTTTAGGCACGATTAAAGAAGTGATCAGGCTCAATGACTTAAAAAGCGTTGAAGAAATCACTAACTACACCAAAGCCGGGGCTTTTTGTAAAAGCTGCGTGAAACCCGGTGGGCATGAGAAAAGGGATTATTACTTGGTGGATATTCTTAAAGAAGTGCGCGAAGAAATGGAAGCTGAAAAACTTAAAGCCACCGCAAATAAATCCCAAAGTGGGGAGTTGGCTTTCAGGGAAATGACAATGGTTCAAAAGATTAAGGCCGTGGATAAAGTCATTGATGAAAATATCCGCCCTATGCTTGTGATGGATGGGGGGGATTTGGAGATTTTAGACATTAAAGAAAGCGATGATTACATTGATGTGTATATCCGCTACATGGGGGCATGCGATGGGTGCATGAGCGCGACTACCGGAACTTTATTTGCCATTGAAAACGCCTTGCAAGAATTGTTGGATCGTAATATCAGGGTGTTACCCATTTGATGGGGTGGGGGTAAGGCATTCAACACTATTTGTTAGACGCTGTTTATGCTAAGATGCTATTTTCGCTTAAAGCGATTTTTGATGATGATTGAAGGAATTTGATGGAAAACGACAAAAACACAGATGAAACGCACCTAAGGGCAACTAAAAATAAACTAGGACGCAAACCAAAAACAGACGCTAATAAAAAAACTCGCGCTGTGAGCTTGTATTTTTCTGATGAGCAATACCAAAAACTAGAGAAAATGGCTAACGAAGAAGAAGAAAGCGTGGGATCTTATATCAAACGCTATATTTTGAAAGCTTTAAGAAAAATAGAGCAAAATGGCGCTTGATAACTTGCAACTTGTTTTAGTTTGGCTCTATGAGTTTTGCTATAAAACAAAGTAACCAAAACCCCATTTTAGCTATTAGCTGTGTGATTAAAAAGAGATAGTTTGGCTAAAAAAACTTCTTTATTTGAGTGTCAGCATTGCGGTTTTACAAGCCCCAAATGGCTGGGTAAGTGCATTCAATGCAACGCATGGGAGAGTTTTATAGAGTTGAACCAAACCCAAAAAGAAGTTTTAAACACGCTTAAAAACCCGCTTTCAAAAGCGCAAAAAAGCGTTTCTATCGTGGAAATTGAGCATGAAGAAGTGGTGAAATTTTCTTCCACTCAAAGCGAGTTGGATATTGTTTTGGGTGGGGGGATCGCTAAAGGGGGGTTATATTTAGTGGGGGGGAGTCCTGGGGTGGGGAAATCCACTCTGCTTTTAAAAGTGGCTTCTGGGTTAGCCAAAAATAAGCAAAAGGTTTTGTATGTGAGCGGGGAAGAGAGCTTGAGCCAGATTAAAATGCGCGCCACTAGACTAGATTGCATAGAAAAAGAATTGTATTTGCTTAATGAAATCAATTGGCCTGTGATTAAATCCAATATTGAAAGCGAGGATTATTTTGCTTGCGTGATTGATTCTATCCAAACGCTTTATTCGCCAGAAATTTCTTCAGCGCCCGGCTCTATTTCGCAAGTGCGAGAGATCACTTTTGAGCTCATGCGTTTGGCCAAAACAAGAGATATTGCTATTTTTATCATCGGCCATATCACTAAAGAAGGGAGCATCGCAGGCCCTAGAGTACTAGAGCATATGGTAGATAGCGTGCTGTATTTTGAGGGCGATCCCAGTAGGGAATTAAGGATTTTAAGGAGTTTTAAAAACCGCTTTGGCCCTACGAGTGAGATTGGGTTGTTTGAAATGAAAGAGCAGGGTTTGGTGAGCGCTAAAGAGGCTTCAAGCTTGTTTTTTTCCAAAGAAGAGCCTATGGAGGGGAGCGCGATTACCATTACTTTAGAAGGCTCAAGGGCGTTGATTTTAGAAATCCAGGCGTTAGTGAGCGAATGCAGTTTTGGAGCGCCCAAACGATTGGCGAACGGGTTTGACACCAACCGCCTTAACATGCTCATCGCTTTATTGGAAAAAAAGCTAGAAATCCCCTTAAACCGCCATGATGTGTTCATTAATGTGAGCGGAGGCATTAAAATCAGCGAGCCGGCTTGCGATTTGGCGGTCATTGCCAGCATCCTTTCAAGCTTTAAAAACAGAAAAATTGACAATAAAACCGCTTTTTTGGGTGAAGTGAGTTTGAATGGCAGGATTTTAGAAGCCCCTAATTTGAACGCCAGGTTGAAAGAAATGGAAAATTACGGGTTTTTAAAAGCCATTTTGCCTAAAAAACCCAGTCAAAAAACTTCCATCAAGTGCTATGAGGCCAATGTGGTGGGTAAGATTGTTGAATGGATGTAGGGTTTTAATCCTAAAAAGTGGTTAAAAATAGGGTTTTTAAATTTTGTTTTATCGTTTGAGGTTCCATTCTATAGTAAAAAACTCATTCTTTTAAGGGGATAGAGGGTATTTTGAAATCATTCCCCTACAACCCCCTTCAATATTCCCCTAACCCTAAAAGAGCGCTTTTTTAACAAGCTATCCACTTGACTAGCGTCAAGCTTTCTGTTATTTATTGATTTTAAATCTTTTAGTTATAATGGTAGCTATCATTAAAATTAAAGCAAAGGTTATTTGATGAAAGCCTTATCTTATTTAAAAATTTTTTATCTTTTTATATTAATAGGAGCGATTATGCAAGCGGATGAAAACATGGGATCTAAACTCCCAAAAACCGATGAAAGAGTGATTTACTTGGCTGGGGGGTGCTTT
This region includes:
- a CDS encoding iron-sulfur cluster assembly scaffold protein, with product MAKHDLVGSALWDAYSKEVQRRMDNPTHLGVITEEQAKAKNAKLIVADYGAEACGDAVRLYWLVDESTDTIIDAKFKSFGCGTAIASSDMMVELCLGKRVQDAVKITNLDVERGLRDDPDTPAVPGQKMHCSVMAYDVIKKAAGMYLGKNAEDFEEEIIVCECARVSLGTIKEVIRLNDLKSVEEITNYTKAGAFCKSCVKPGGHEKRDYYLVDILKEVREEMEAEKLKATANKSQSGELAFREMTMVQKIKAVDKVIDENIRPMLVMDGGDLEILDIKESDDYIDVYIRYMGACDGCMSATTGTLFAIENALQELLDRNIRVLPI
- a CDS encoding ribbon-helix-helix domain-containing protein; amino-acid sequence: MENDKNTDETHLRATKNKLGRKPKTDANKKTRAVSLYFSDEQYQKLEKMANEEEESVGSYIKRYILKALRKIEQNGA
- the radA gene encoding DNA repair protein RadA is translated as MAKKTSLFECQHCGFTSPKWLGKCIQCNAWESFIELNQTQKEVLNTLKNPLSKAQKSVSIVEIEHEEVVKFSSTQSELDIVLGGGIAKGGLYLVGGSPGVGKSTLLLKVASGLAKNKQKVLYVSGEESLSQIKMRATRLDCIEKELYLLNEINWPVIKSNIESEDYFACVIDSIQTLYSPEISSAPGSISQVREITFELMRLAKTRDIAIFIIGHITKEGSIAGPRVLEHMVDSVLYFEGDPSRELRILRSFKNRFGPTSEIGLFEMKEQGLVSAKEASSLFFSKEEPMEGSAITITLEGSRALILEIQALVSECSFGAPKRLANGFDTNRLNMLIALLEKKLEIPLNRHDVFINVSGGIKISEPACDLAVIASILSSFKNRKIDNKTAFLGEVSLNGRILEAPNLNARLKEMENYGFLKAILPKKPSQKTSIKCYEANVVGKIVEWM